Proteins from one Erythrolamprus reginae isolate rEryReg1 chromosome 6, rEryReg1.hap1, whole genome shotgun sequence genomic window:
- the IRAK4 gene encoding interleukin-1 receptor-associated kinase 4 — protein sequence MTNSITPSTYVRSLGYGMMRQLADFIDPQEGWKKLATDITDSSGAKRYNQMQIRRFEALKQVGKSPTCELLYDWGTLNCTVSDLVDLLIRNQFLAPASLLIPETVLLHKKGPVVEGKKIPPECLPLDPNEDLLTSNSCDLSSENNSSHLNDTGLKSFWFCELKSITNNFDDKTVSAGGNKIGEGGFGVVYKGCINGQTVAVKKLTALADISVEDLKKQFEQEVKIMAKCQHENLVELLGFSNDFDQPCLVYDYMPQGSLLDRLACLDNSSPIPWETRCNIAYGTSNGISFLHENNHIHRDVKSANILLTETFVPKLSDFGLARASVRFTHTILTDRIVGTAAYMAPEALRGEITPKSDIFSFGVVLLEIITGLSPMDENRDPQLLLSIKEEIEDEEKTIEDYVDKKMSNWNIASIEHMYSIASMCLHEKKNRRPDIERVKEHLKEMLIE from the exons ATGACCAATTCCATAACACCTTCTACCTATGTACGTTCCCTTGGCTATGGAATGATGAGACAGCTGGCAGATTTCATTGATCCTCAAGAAGGATGGAAGAAATTAGCTACTGATATAACTGATTCATCTGGTGCAAAACGATACAACCAAATGCAAATAAG GCGATTTGAAGCATTAAAACAAGTAGGAAAAAGTCCCACCTGTGAATTACTTTATGATTGGGGAACATTAAATTGCACAGTTAGTGATTTGGTTGACCTCCTCATCAGAAATCAGTTCTTGGCACCAGCAAGTCTGTTGATTCCAG AAACTGTACTCCTACATAAAAAAGGACCTGTTGTAGAAGGCAAGAAAATACCACCTGAATGTTTACCTTTGGATCCAAATGAAGATCTCCTAACATCAAATAGTTGTGATCTAAGTTCAGAGAACAACAGCAGTCACCTTAATGATACAG GATTGAAAAGCTTCTGGTTTTGTGAGCTGAAAAGTATCACAAATAACTTTGATGACAAAACTGTGTCTGCTGGTGGAAACAAGATTGGCGAAGGAGGCTTTGGAGTGGTTTATAAAGGATGCATCAATGGCCAAACAGTGGCAGTGAAAAAACTTACAGCT ttGGCTGATATAAGTGTTGAAGACCTGAAAAAACAATTTGAGCAAGAAGTAAAGATTATGGCAAA GTGCCAACATGAGAACTTAGTAGAATTGCTTGGTTTCTCAAATGATTTTGATCAGCCTTGCTTAGTATATGATTATATGCCCCAAGGCTCCTTGCTTGATAGATTAGCTTGCCTG GACAACTCTTCACCAATACCATGGGAAACAAGATGTAACATTGCGTACGGGACATCAAATGGAATCTCCTTCTTACATGAAAATAACCACATTCATCGAGATGTTAAAAG tgCAAATATCTTACTAACAGAAACATTTGTACCAAAACTGTCTGACTTTGGGCTTGCAAGGGCATCGGTAAGATTTACACATACTATTCTAACAGATAGAATAGTCGGAACAGCAGCTTATATGGCTCCAGAAGCATTAAGAGGGGAGATAACTCCTAAATCGGATATCTTCAGTTTTGGTGTG GTATTACTTGAAATAATAACTGGGCTTAGCCCTATGGATGAAAATCGGGATCCCCAGTTACtg CTGTCCATCAAAGAGGAAATTGAAGATGAAGAAAAAACTATTGAAGATTATGTTGATAAAAAAATGAGCAATTGGAACATCGCCTCAATTGAACATATGTATTCAATTGCTTCCATGTGTCTCCATGAGAAGAAGAACCGGAGGCCAGATATTGAAAGG GTCAAAGAACATTTAAAAGAAATGTTGATTGAATAA